One window from the genome of Sebastes umbrosus isolate fSebUmb1 chromosome 12, fSebUmb1.pri, whole genome shotgun sequence encodes:
- the c12h14orf119 gene encoding uncharacterized protein C14orf119 homolog, giving the protein MSWFNHVSQQQQQQQPTDRHPDMLCSTHNSSRLTGPTEGSPTMVATTPQHIWTTGCSTPSQEDFPSAPVVVSPPSLENLSCASPGAGSRVMMREPEPISYVSLQEQRCVLSWFQGWNNSQRERFLQDLLGKAVPGKVCTLLDSLSTLQVKDGLPNIYECQLRLWSQWFESWGEEERNHFLHILEERDPVFVAHFYRSVASTAGRD; this is encoded by the exons ATGTCGTGGTTCAATCAtgtcagtcagcagcagcagcagcagcagccgacTGACAGACACCCAGACATGCTGTGTAGCACCCACAACTCCTCCAGGCTCACAGGTCCGACAGAGGGGTCTCCAACCATGGTGGCAACAACACCACAGCACATCTGGACCACTGGCTGCTCCACTCCCAGCCAGGAGGACTTTCCATCAGCTCCAGTAGTAGTCAGCCCTCCCAGCCTGGAGAACCTGTCCTGTGCTTCTCCTGGTGCAGGTAGCAGGGTGATGATGAGAGAGCCGGAGCCCATCTCCTATGTGAGCCTCCAGGAGCAGAGGTGCGTCCTGAGCTGGTTCCAGGGCTGGAACAACTCTCAGAGGGAACGGTTCCTGCAGGACCTGCTGGGGAAAGCTGTGCCTGGGAAAGTGTGCACCCTCCTAGATTCACTCAGTACTCTTCAG GTTAAAGACGGACTACCAAACATCTATGAGTGCCAGCTGCGCCTGTGGAGCCAGTGGTTTGAGTCTTGgggtgaagaggagaggaatcaTTTCCTGCACATACTGGAAGAGAGGGATCCAGTTTTTGTTGCCCACTTTTACAGGAGCGTAGCCAGTACAGCAGGAAGAGACTAA